A stretch of the Streptococcus himalayensis genome encodes the following:
- the tnpB gene encoding IS66 family insertion sequence element accessory protein TnpB (TnpB, as the term is used for proteins encoded by IS66 family insertion elements, is considered an accessory protein, since TnpC, encoded by a neighboring gene, is a DDE family transposase.) codes for MSIRLSDLGQVYLVCGKTDMRQGIDSLAYLVKRQFELDSFSGQVFLFCGGRKDRFKALYWDGQGFWLLYKRFENGKLTWPNDEHEVKALTSEQVDWLMKGFSISPKIKSTKSRDFY; via the coding sequence ATGAGCATCCGACTCAGTGATTTAGGGCAGGTCTATCTGGTTTGTGGCAAAACCGATATGAGACAGGGGATTGATTCGCTGGCTTATCTTGTTAAACGTCAATTTGAATTAGATTCCTTTTCTGGTCAAGTTTTTCTTTTCTGTGGTGGTCGCAAAGACCGGTTCAAAGCTCTTTACTGGGATGGACAAGGTTTCTGGTTGCTTTACAAGCGATTTGAAAATGGCAAACTCACTTGGCCTAATGATGAACATGAGGTCAAAGCCCTCACTTCCGAGCAAGTAGACTGGTTGATGAAGGGATTTTCGATAAGTCCTAAAATAAAATCTACAAAAAGTCGTGATTTCTATTGA
- a CDS encoding IS66 family transposase yields the protein MESQDKVIESLTKTIEIMTNELTLLREQVAYLTQKLYGKSSEKVAYQPGQLSLFEEEPLPEEDADLPR from the coding sequence ATGGAGTCACAAGATAAAGTGATTGAAAGTCTAACAAAAACTATTGAAATCATGACCAATGAGTTGACCCTCCTTCGTGAACAAGTAGCTTACTTAACTCAAAAACTTTATGGCAAATCATCAGAGAAAGTTGCGTATCAGCCTGGTCAGCTAAGTCTCTTCGAAGAAGAACCACTTCCTGAAGAAGACGCTGACTTACCCAGGTGA
- a CDS encoding metallophosphoesterase family protein translates to MGRLRRIALLSDIHGNQTALEAVLADTRAIGVTDYWVLGDSVMPGSGRKELLDLLASLPISLEVRGNWEDSLWRAAHGLLHIERPSHLYLMRLCAYVMEEISLEEIDGRHLLPMQEIRSIQGLEIVVSHHLPEKNWGRELIHIGAQEEFDKLFQGNQASIAIYGHIHQQLLRYGSQGQMIINPGSIGQPFFMDDHLRKDLRAQYAVLEIDNQGLANVDFRRVAYDVELELHRAKLQELPYFEIYRESLVNGIHHTHNHEWLAEIAQRERYEEEVQQFFKSR, encoded by the coding sequence ATGGGGCGGTTACGAAGAATTGCATTATTATCAGATATTCATGGCAATCAGACGGCGTTAGAAGCTGTTCTAGCAGATACAAGGGCGATAGGAGTAACGGATTACTGGGTTTTGGGAGATAGTGTCATGCCTGGAAGTGGTCGCAAGGAGTTGCTTGACTTACTAGCCAGTTTACCGATTAGCCTTGAGGTGAGAGGGAATTGGGAGGATAGTTTATGGCGTGCAGCCCATGGTTTGCTGCATATAGAGAGACCGAGCCATCTTTATCTCATGCGTTTGTGTGCGTATGTGATGGAGGAAATTTCACTGGAGGAGATTGATGGACGCCATCTTCTTCCTATGCAGGAAATCCGTTCTATTCAAGGTTTGGAGATAGTAGTCAGCCATCATTTGCCAGAAAAAAATTGGGGCCGTGAGTTAATTCATATTGGGGCACAGGAAGAGTTTGACAAGTTGTTTCAGGGAAATCAAGCCTCAATTGCAATTTACGGTCACATTCATCAGCAATTATTACGCTATGGTAGCCAAGGGCAAATGATTATCAATCCCGGTTCTATCGGTCAACCCTTTTTCATGGATGACCACTTGCGCAAGGATTTACGGGCTCAATATGCTGTTTTAGAGATTGATAATCAGGGTTTAGCGAATGTGGATTTTCGTCGGGTTGCCTATGATGTAGAGTTAGAATTACATCGTGCCAAACTTCAGGAGCTTCCTTATTTTGAGATTTACCGTGAAAGCTTGGTCAATGGCATTCATCATACACATAATCATGAGTGGCTAGCAGAGATTGCCCAGAGGGAAAGATATGAAGAAGAGGTGCAGCAGTTCTTTAAAAGCAGATGA
- a CDS encoding Rrf2 family transcriptional regulator produces the protein MQISSRFTIATHILVVLALEGEQTKVTSDYLAGSVGVNPVIIRNVLSQLKAANLVSVARGTGGAKVIQDPSTITLYDIYEAVDSLGQSGQLFGFHENPNPNCNIGRNIHAVLDDRLEAAQRALEAELSQTSLADLVQDAQGKSPADS, from the coding sequence ATGCAAATTTCAAGTCGATTTACAATTGCGACCCATATCTTGGTCGTACTCGCCTTAGAAGGGGAGCAGACAAAGGTAACAAGCGATTATTTAGCAGGGAGCGTAGGGGTAAATCCTGTGATTATTCGTAACGTCCTATCTCAGTTAAAGGCTGCCAATCTGGTGAGTGTTGCAAGAGGGACAGGTGGTGCCAAGGTGATTCAAGACCCGTCTACTATTACGCTCTATGATATTTACGAGGCGGTTGATAGTTTGGGACAATCCGGTCAGCTGTTTGGTTTTCATGAAAATCCCAATCCAAACTGCAACATCGGTCGCAACATCCATGCCGTGCTAGATGATCGCTTAGAAGCTGCCCAGCGGGCTTTGGAAGCTGAACTCAGCCAAACAAGTCTGGCAGATTTGGTTCAAGATGCACAGGGCAAGAGTCCTGCGGACAGCTAA